The Arthrobacter sp. MN05-02 genome includes the window TGCGGCCGCAGGGCGCGTTGCTCGCCGTCCCTGGTGACCCAGAACCGCCCGTAGCCGTCATCGGCCACGGCGCCAGTCCAGATCCAGCAGTCATGCGGCCGCGGGCCCTTGACGACCTTCTCCCAGAACCGGTCAGCCTCTCCCCTGCGCGTCCTCATCGGCGGCTACCCCGCCATGACGTCATCGGACCCTCGCTGGCCGGCGGACGATCGGCCGGCGACCCTCCATCCGCACCACGCCGACGATGACCAGTGCAGCCGCGCCAATGACCAACCACTCGGCCCACCACGGGGAGTCGGAGACGGCGACCGGAACGAGCAGCAGGAAAAACCAGAAGGCGATCGCCAAGGCGCCGGCGACCTGGTTACAGACCCGTGGCGGGATGGGCAGCAGCAGCAGAGGCAGCCGGAGGATGGCGCGGACGAACCGGTAGCTGTACCGGATGCTCGAGGTGAGCAACCAACGGATGAGTCGAATCATCGTGTTGTGCTGATCATCGAGAGACCTCTGGTGCGAGCCTGGCCTGGAGTGCTTCGACCTCGGCCGCTGATTCCGCCGGCGATTTCGATCTCGGCTTTCGCCCCTTTGCAGGAGCCGCCTGGTCGCGCTTGAGCGTTCGGTAAATAGTGGTCCTGCTGACTCCAAGGACCTGACCGATCTGTTCGACGGTCATGTCCTGCTGCTCATACATTCGCCTCGCGGCCGTGGCCTGTTGAGGACTGAGTCGCGGTGGGCGGCCTCCGGTGCGGCCTCGAGCTCGGGCTGCCGCGAGACCGGCGTTCGTGCGCTCCTTAATAAGGTCACGTTCGAACTCGGCGAGAGCGGCGAAGACGTGGAAGACGAGCCGACCGCCAGGTGAGGTTGTGTCGATCGTTTCCTGAAGTGACTTGAACCCAATGCCCTTGTCCTGGAGCGCTGTGAGCTGGTCGATGAGGTTGCGGATGGAGCGGCCGAGCCGGTCGAGCCGCCACACGACGAGCGTGTCCCCCGGGCCGGAGCTGATCCAACAGCTTCGTGAGCTCCGGCCTCTGATCGAAGGATCCCGAAATGGTGTCGACGAAGACTCGATAGCAGCCGGCAGCAGTCAGCGCGTCGACCTGCAACGCGGCGTCCTGGTCGGTCGTCGACACTCGCGCATATCCGAGGAGGTATCCCATGCCTTCAATGTAACGGAACTCATCACCGAGGAGCAGAAGTGAGACATAGATTGTGGTACTGAGTATTGCTACACGAA containing:
- a CDS encoding hypothetical protein (possible pseudo due to frameshift), whose protein sequence is MWRLDRLGRSIRNLIDQLTALQDKGIGFKSLQETIDTTSPGGRLVFHVFAALAEFERDLIKERTNAGLAAARARGRTGGRPPRLSPQQATAARRMYEQQDMTVEQIGQVLGVSRTTIYRTLKRDQAAPAKGRKPRSKSPAESAAEVEALQARLAPEVSR